From a region of the Rhodococcus sp. 4CII genome:
- a CDS encoding acetoacetate--CoA ligase, translating into MDGSPQTWYPTRERTENANVEVFRRWLKANRGLDFDDYTALQRWSATDISQFWGALWAYFDIAADSPYDQVLVDETMPGAQWFPGATLNYVDQAFAHRHRDAVAVIDESEPGGAGRRTLSWAELERQVGAVADTLRRSGVGHGDRVVGYLPNIAEAVVAFLATASLGAIWASCGQDYSAPAAVDRLGQLEPKALIAADGYHYGGRAHDRREAIDYLRSHIPSLDATIVIPRIGLDTAGLAPITTWAEATTGDTALETTPVAFDHPLWVLFSSGTSGRPKGIVHGHGGVVLEHLKSMSLHLDISPGDTYFWYTSPSWMMWNFQVAGLLVGATIVCYDGSPGFPTTDTLWALADRNRVTHLGTSPAYLQACEKGQHSPTAEHDLSTLETLGVTGSVLPPASYHWVAEHVGSNVQVASMTGGTDVVSAFATAVPTVPVQAGEIPVVSLGAALEAWDEDGNALVGDVGEMVLTKPMPSMPVHFWNDPDGKRYRDAYFDTYPGVWRHGDWITISDHGSVVVHGRSDSTLNRNGVRMGSADIYQAAEKLPAVRESLVIGVEYPDGTYWMPLFVTLADDTVLDDDLTRTICDTIRRDASPRHVPDEILAAPAIPHTRTGKKLEIPIKRLFQGAPVDAVIDPQAVDDATALQWYIDLAARRNRTSEDTH; encoded by the coding sequence ATCGACGGGTCGCCGCAGACCTGGTACCCCACCCGTGAGCGCACCGAGAACGCCAACGTGGAGGTCTTCCGCCGCTGGCTCAAGGCCAATCGGGGTCTGGACTTCGACGACTACACCGCACTCCAGCGGTGGTCGGCGACCGACATCTCACAGTTCTGGGGCGCATTGTGGGCGTACTTCGACATCGCTGCCGACTCCCCCTACGACCAGGTGCTCGTCGACGAGACCATGCCCGGCGCCCAGTGGTTCCCCGGAGCCACCCTCAACTACGTCGATCAGGCCTTCGCGCACCGCCACCGTGATGCCGTCGCCGTCATCGACGAAAGCGAACCCGGCGGCGCCGGTCGCCGCACCCTGTCCTGGGCGGAACTCGAGCGGCAGGTCGGTGCCGTCGCCGACACCCTGCGCCGGTCCGGAGTAGGACACGGTGATCGCGTCGTCGGATACCTACCCAACATCGCCGAAGCCGTCGTGGCGTTCCTCGCCACCGCCAGCCTCGGCGCGATCTGGGCCTCCTGCGGACAGGACTACTCCGCCCCGGCCGCTGTGGACCGCCTCGGTCAGCTCGAACCGAAAGCCCTGATCGCCGCCGACGGCTACCACTACGGCGGCAGGGCCCACGATCGGCGTGAGGCCATCGACTACCTCCGATCCCACATTCCCTCCCTCGACGCCACCATCGTCATCCCTCGAATCGGACTCGATACCGCCGGACTCGCACCGATCACCACCTGGGCCGAGGCCACCACCGGTGACACCGCACTCGAGACCACCCCCGTCGCCTTCGACCATCCGCTGTGGGTGCTGTTCTCCTCCGGCACCAGCGGACGCCCCAAGGGAATCGTCCACGGACACGGCGGCGTGGTGCTCGAACACCTCAAGTCCATGTCCTTGCACCTCGACATCTCCCCCGGCGATACCTACTTCTGGTACACCTCGCCGAGCTGGATGATGTGGAACTTCCAGGTCGCCGGCCTGCTGGTGGGCGCCACCATCGTCTGCTACGACGGCAGCCCCGGCTTCCCCACCACCGACACCCTATGGGCGCTCGCCGACCGCAACCGCGTCACCCACCTCGGCACCAGCCCCGCCTACCTGCAGGCCTGCGAAAAAGGACAGCACTCCCCCACCGCCGAGCACGACCTCTCCACGCTCGAAACGCTCGGCGTCACCGGCTCCGTGCTCCCCCCGGCCTCCTACCACTGGGTCGCCGAACACGTCGGATCCAACGTCCAGGTCGCGTCGATGACCGGCGGCACCGACGTCGTCAGCGCCTTCGCCACCGCCGTCCCCACCGTGCCCGTCCAGGCCGGGGAAATCCCCGTCGTCTCGCTGGGCGCGGCACTGGAAGCCTGGGACGAGGACGGCAACGCCCTCGTCGGCGACGTCGGTGAGATGGTCCTGACCAAACCGATGCCCTCGATGCCGGTGCACTTCTGGAACGATCCCGACGGCAAGCGGTACCGCGACGCGTATTTCGACACCTACCCCGGCGTGTGGCGGCACGGCGACTGGATCACCATCAGCGACCACGGCAGCGTCGTGGTCCACGGACGCTCCGACTCCACCCTCAACCGCAACGGCGTCCGGATGGGCAGTGCCGACATCTATCAGGCCGCCGAGAAACTCCCCGCGGTCCGGGAATCACTCGTCATCGGAGTCGAATACCCCGACGGGACCTACTGGATGCCGCTGTTCGTCACACTCGCCGACGACACCGTCCTCGACGACGACCTGACCCGCACGATCTGCGACACCATCCGCCGCGACGCCTCACCCCGGCACGTGCCCGACGAGATCCTCGCCGCGCCCGCGATTCCGCACACCCGCACCGGCAAGAAGCTGGAAATCCCCATCAAACGACTGTTCCAAGGCGCACCCGTCGACGCCGTCATCGACCCCCAAGCCGTCGACGACGCCACCGCCCTGCAGTGGTACATCGACCTCGCCGCCAGGCGAAACCGGACCTCGGAGGACACGCACTGA
- a CDS encoding enoyl-CoA hydratase/isomerase family protein, which translates to MAHLTHERIAFASDGAIARITLHRPQHGNAFDLPMAEDFLEAAERVHDACTTGLRVAVLDAEGPMFCVGGDLQSFATAEDRSALMDQVTSTAHRAIELLTTAPVPVVTIVQGTAAGGGIGIVLTGDIVIAADTAKFKMAYTAAGLSPDFGSTWRLTRDLGLARALDLTLTNRVLTAAEAQSWGLISRAVAPDTLPQEAESVIEQLAAGPTRAFATSKHLLRTSAAHDFTTQLHQEAAAITTLVDEPAAHEGIDAFLTRRTPQFT; encoded by the coding sequence ATGGCACATCTCACCCACGAGCGCATCGCCTTCGCATCCGACGGTGCGATCGCCCGCATCACCCTTCACCGCCCCCAGCACGGCAATGCCTTCGACCTCCCGATGGCCGAAGACTTCCTCGAAGCCGCCGAACGAGTCCACGACGCATGTACAACCGGTCTGCGAGTGGCGGTCCTCGATGCCGAGGGACCGATGTTCTGCGTCGGAGGCGACCTGCAGAGCTTCGCCACCGCCGAGGACCGCAGTGCCCTGATGGACCAGGTGACCTCCACGGCGCACCGCGCGATCGAGTTGCTGACGACGGCGCCGGTACCGGTGGTCACGATCGTCCAGGGAACCGCCGCAGGTGGGGGCATCGGCATCGTGCTCACCGGCGACATCGTCATCGCCGCCGACACCGCGAAGTTCAAGATGGCCTACACCGCAGCGGGACTGAGCCCCGACTTCGGCAGCACCTGGCGCCTGACCCGCGATCTCGGGCTCGCTCGTGCCCTCGATCTGACCCTGACCAACCGCGTCCTCACCGCCGCCGAAGCACAGAGCTGGGGGCTGATCAGCCGGGCCGTGGCCCCGGACACCCTGCCGCAGGAGGCCGAATCCGTCATCGAGCAGTTGGCGGCAGGACCCACCCGGGCCTTCGCCACCTCGAAACACCTACTCCGAACGTCCGCCGCCCACGACTTCACCACCCAGCTCCACCAAGAGGCCGCGGCGATCACCACTCTGGTCGACGAACCCGCCGCGCACGAGGGAATAGACGCGTTCCTCACCCGACGCACCCCGCAATTCACCTGA
- a CDS encoding DUF3263 domain-containing protein, which produces MTRRALSTATAVPDPLTPQERRVLEFARTWAPFGEPPDGEIFVEFGVDPTRFYRDLLRILSTHCPSCLLAPAERSQVLQLANNHT; this is translated from the coding sequence ATGACACGGCGAGCGCTGAGCACTGCCACGGCGGTCCCCGATCCCCTGACGCCGCAGGAGCGGCGCGTGCTCGAGTTCGCACGAACGTGGGCACCATTCGGGGAGCCACCCGACGGCGAGATCTTCGTCGAGTTCGGAGTCGATCCGACCCGCTTCTACCGCGACCTCCTGCGCATTCTCTCGACCCACTGCCCGTCCTGCCTGCTCGCACCCGCCGAACGCTCACAGGTGTTGCAACTGGCGAACAACCACACCTGA
- a CDS encoding thiolase family protein, protein MTSPDRILIVDGARTPVGSFGGVLKDVPAHELGATAATAALDRAGVTPDAIGEVVMGCIGQVGPDAYNARRVALAAGLPKSTPAYTVNRLCGSGLQAVWSAAMQIRWGGLDIALAGGDDSMSRMPFYDFNARAGYKLGDRALVDGTVGMLTDPFHGIHMGVTAENVARKYNVSRQEQDEFALQSQHRAATDAAKAAFAEEITPVEVGGRRPATITTDEHPKPETTLDTLGTLRAAFEKGGTVTAGNSSGINDGGAALVLARESTAHERGLTGLVTLEAVTTSALEPDVMGYAPVLALKKLFEQTGTTPSDIDTIELNEAFAAQAVAVIRDAKLDPDKTNPYGGAIALGHPVGATGAILTLRVAKDLVRRDLELGIVTMCIGGGQALAALLRRVH, encoded by the coding sequence ATGACCTCCCCTGACCGCATCCTGATCGTCGACGGCGCCCGCACACCCGTCGGCAGCTTCGGCGGCGTCCTCAAGGACGTACCCGCCCACGAACTCGGTGCGACCGCCGCGACGGCGGCCCTCGACCGCGCCGGTGTCACTCCCGACGCCATCGGCGAGGTCGTGATGGGCTGCATCGGCCAGGTCGGCCCCGACGCCTACAACGCCCGACGGGTCGCCCTCGCCGCCGGACTCCCGAAATCCACCCCCGCGTACACCGTCAACCGCCTCTGCGGCTCCGGCCTGCAAGCCGTATGGTCCGCAGCCATGCAGATCCGCTGGGGCGGACTGGACATCGCGCTGGCCGGCGGCGACGACAGCATGTCCCGGATGCCGTTCTACGACTTCAATGCCCGAGCCGGCTACAAACTCGGAGACCGCGCACTCGTCGACGGCACCGTCGGAATGCTCACCGACCCCTTCCACGGAATCCACATGGGCGTCACCGCCGAGAACGTCGCCCGCAAATACAACGTCAGCCGCCAAGAACAGGACGAGTTCGCCCTGCAATCGCAACACCGCGCCGCCACCGACGCCGCGAAAGCCGCCTTCGCCGAGGAAATCACCCCCGTCGAGGTCGGCGGCCGCCGACCGGCCACCATCACCACCGACGAGCACCCCAAACCCGAGACCACCCTCGACACCCTCGGCACCCTGCGCGCCGCCTTCGAAAAGGGGGGCACCGTCACCGCAGGAAATTCCTCCGGCATCAACGACGGCGGCGCCGCCCTCGTCCTGGCCCGCGAATCGACCGCACACGAGCGCGGCCTGACCGGGCTGGTCACCCTCGAGGCCGTCACCACCTCCGCTCTCGAACCCGACGTGATGGGCTACGCCCCGGTCCTCGCCCTGAAGAAACTGTTCGAACAGACCGGAACCACCCCCAGCGACATCGACACCATCGAACTCAACGAAGCCTTCGCCGCCCAGGCCGTCGCCGTCATTAGGGACGCCAAACTCGACCCGGACAAGACCAACCCCTACGGCGGCGCCATCGCACTCGGCCACCCCGTCGGCGCCACCGGAGCCATCCTCACCCTCCGAGTCGCGAAGGATCTCGTCCGACGCGACCTCGAACTCGGCATCGTCACCATGTGCATCGGCGGCGGCCAAGCCCTCGCCGCACTGCTCCGCCGAGTCCACTGA
- a CDS encoding DUF4345 family protein, translated as MTTTTRDRTRTRMQWTLGLMALVPTISGVQQVLLGADAVPGHIPEVSAVIDGELRYANVFKAAVGPIILSRLGAVEDSPAVTAALAAVFAGGLARLWSWKQAGRPHPVGMVAIGLEVGVVPAILAWRRRFAIQGAGSR; from the coding sequence ATGACAACGACCACGCGCGACCGCACCCGAACCCGCATGCAGTGGACCCTCGGGCTCATGGCGTTGGTCCCGACCATCAGCGGGGTGCAGCAGGTTCTGTTGGGTGCGGATGCAGTACCCGGGCACATACCCGAGGTTTCTGCGGTAATCGACGGAGAGCTCCGATACGCCAACGTGTTCAAGGCTGCTGTCGGTCCGATCATCCTCTCTCGATTGGGTGCGGTGGAGGATTCGCCTGCGGTCACCGCTGCTTTGGCGGCAGTGTTCGCGGGGGGATTGGCGCGGCTGTGGTCGTGGAAGCAGGCCGGACGTCCGCATCCCGTCGGGATGGTTGCCATTGGGCTCGAGGTCGGCGTCGTGCCGGCAATTCTGGCTTGGCGACGGCGTTTCGCAATTCAGGGCGCCGGTTCTCGATAA
- a CDS encoding TetR/AcrR family transcriptional regulator, whose amino-acid sequence MARYGSEHKAQTRARVVEAAGRRLKQDGIDGAGVSALMSDAGLTNGAFYAHFASKDELVAVVLADQLTKQLDTLRALPDDGHSLQSYIEGYLSASHRDQRENGCPSAALLSEISRSKPIVQKSFTDGLAAMIAIVSSRTYIDDTAAARTVAIGLMSSLIGTLQLSRAVSDPRLSNEILAAGLTTAFRLLDK is encoded by the coding sequence ATGGCGAGATACGGCAGCGAGCACAAGGCGCAGACGCGCGCTCGAGTGGTGGAGGCGGCGGGTCGACGTCTGAAGCAGGATGGGATCGACGGGGCAGGGGTCAGTGCGTTGATGTCCGACGCCGGGCTGACCAACGGCGCCTTCTACGCGCACTTCGCGTCGAAGGACGAACTCGTCGCGGTGGTCTTGGCCGATCAGCTGACGAAGCAGCTGGATACTCTGCGGGCGCTACCCGACGACGGCCACTCGTTGCAGTCCTACATCGAGGGCTATCTGTCGGCGAGTCATCGTGACCAGCGTGAGAACGGATGTCCGTCCGCTGCCCTGCTCAGCGAGATCAGTCGGTCGAAACCGATTGTGCAGAAATCGTTCACGGACGGACTCGCGGCCATGATCGCCATCGTCTCAAGTCGTACTTACATCGACGATACGGCCGCGGCGCGCACGGTTGCGATAGGCCTGATGTCGAGCCTGATCGGGACCCTGCAGTTGTCGCGGGCGGTGTCGGACCCGAGGCTGTCCAACGAAATTCTCGCGGCCGGGCTCACGACCGCGTTTCGCCTACTCGATAAATGA
- a CDS encoding alpha/beta fold hydrolase gives MATNHGAPADTRTWTTVPTKSVLAGGVNFAYRELGPTGGVPVVFLHHFAAVLDDWDPRIIDGIAAHHHVITFDNRGVGATDSKVPADLEQMGRDAVTFIRALGHDSVDLLGFSLGGGVAQMVALQNPTLVRRMVLAGTGPRGGGGIDHMGRIVGLAYLKAALARKDARHFLFFPRTTEGKRAADAYFARLAERVVDRDTRISMQARLAQLKAIMGGGQAAPDDLSQITAPVFVANGDHDLMVASEHSADLARRLPNSQLTIYPSSGHGGIFQYHREFVPEVLAFLGDEPHTAAASSATNTGDQS, from the coding sequence ATGGCAACCAACCACGGTGCACCAGCCGACACCCGCACCTGGACCACGGTCCCGACAAAATCCGTCCTCGCAGGCGGCGTGAACTTCGCGTACCGCGAGCTCGGCCCCACGGGAGGCGTGCCGGTGGTGTTCCTGCACCACTTCGCCGCCGTCCTGGACGACTGGGACCCCCGCATCATCGACGGCATCGCCGCGCATCACCACGTCATCACGTTCGACAACCGCGGCGTCGGCGCGACCGACTCGAAGGTCCCCGCCGATCTCGAGCAGATGGGACGTGATGCGGTTACGTTCATTCGAGCGCTCGGTCACGACAGCGTCGACCTTCTCGGGTTTTCTCTGGGCGGTGGGGTAGCCCAGATGGTCGCCCTGCAGAATCCGACACTGGTTCGGCGAATGGTGTTGGCAGGAACCGGCCCACGCGGCGGCGGCGGTATCGACCACATGGGCAGGATCGTCGGCCTTGCCTACCTCAAAGCCGCCCTTGCCCGCAAAGATGCCCGACACTTCCTGTTCTTCCCACGCACGACCGAAGGCAAACGCGCCGCCGACGCCTATTTCGCCCGGCTCGCCGAACGTGTCGTCGACCGGGACACACGCATTTCGATGCAGGCCCGCCTCGCACAGTTGAAAGCAATCATGGGCGGCGGGCAGGCAGCACCCGACGACCTGTCACAGATCACCGCGCCGGTGTTCGTCGCGAACGGCGACCACGACCTCATGGTCGCCAGTGAGCACTCCGCCGACCTCGCGCGGCGTCTTCCCAATTCGCAGTTGACGATCTACCCGAGCTCGGGACACGGCGGCATATTCCAATACCACCGCGAATTCGTCCCGGAAGTGCTCGCATTCCTCGGCGATGAGCCGCACACCGCCGCCGCGTCCTCCGCGACCAACACTGGCGATCAGTCGTGA
- a CDS encoding NADP-dependent oxidoreductase has protein sequence MKAFAFAAYKRPLQETTVPEPIVGDHDVLVEIQAAGLNQLDEKIRIGEFKQLLHYPTPLTLGHDLAGTVIGVGARVRQFSVGDEVYARPRDGRIGTFAERIAVHEDDLALRPTSISVVDAASLPLVALTAWQALVDRANVQPGQKVLIHAGAGGVGSIAIQLAKHLGASVATTASGRNTDFVRELGADVVVDYRTEDFADVLDGYDVVVDSLGGDNLERSLRVLRPGGKAIGIAGPPDPTFARTAGVNPIVRLAITALSRKIRRQAAKAGVSYEFLFMRASGAQLRRIAELVDHGAIRPMVGRTYPFHQTPEALTALASGGLRGKAVITLPTA, from the coding sequence GTGAAAGCCTTCGCCTTCGCTGCGTACAAGCGGCCGCTGCAGGAAACGACCGTGCCGGAACCGATCGTGGGCGACCATGACGTACTCGTCGAAATTCAGGCAGCCGGCCTCAACCAGCTCGACGAGAAGATCCGCATCGGCGAGTTCAAACAACTGCTCCACTATCCGACGCCGTTGACTCTCGGACACGATCTGGCCGGTACCGTCATCGGAGTCGGCGCCCGCGTTCGACAGTTCTCCGTCGGCGACGAGGTCTACGCGCGCCCCCGCGACGGCCGAATCGGCACCTTCGCCGAACGCATCGCCGTCCACGAGGACGACCTGGCGCTACGACCGACGTCGATCAGCGTGGTCGACGCCGCCTCACTCCCCCTCGTCGCGCTCACCGCCTGGCAAGCTCTCGTCGACAGAGCGAATGTGCAACCCGGGCAGAAAGTTCTGATCCACGCCGGTGCGGGCGGAGTCGGGTCGATCGCGATCCAGCTCGCCAAGCATCTCGGGGCGAGCGTCGCCACCACTGCCAGCGGACGAAACACCGACTTCGTCCGAGAGCTCGGCGCCGACGTCGTCGTCGACTACCGCACCGAAGATTTTGCAGACGTTCTCGACGGGTACGACGTGGTCGTCGACAGCCTGGGTGGGGACAACCTCGAAAGATCACTGCGCGTGCTCCGGCCGGGCGGCAAGGCAATCGGTATCGCCGGCCCACCCGACCCTACGTTCGCCCGGACCGCCGGCGTCAATCCGATCGTTCGTCTCGCGATCACCGCCCTGAGCCGCAAAATACGCAGACAAGCCGCGAAAGCGGGCGTGAGCTACGAATTCCTTTTCATGCGTGCCAGCGGTGCGCAACTACGCCGCATTGCGGAACTCGTCGACCACGGCGCGATCCGTCCGATGGTCGGACGAACGTACCCCTTCCATCAAACACCGGAAGCACTCACGGCCCTCGCCTCGGGTGGCCTCCGCGGCAAAGCCGTCATCACCCTGCCCACCGCCTGA
- a CDS encoding SDR family oxidoreductase, giving the protein MPSVLVTGAGRGIGLAITHRMSEAGWTVYATARSESALARLDQLHHVHAVPLDITDRPAIAALSRHLPARLDAVVNNAGIIVSGPVEGLAIEDLSRQLDVNVVSQIAVTQAVLPAIRAAHGRIVFMSSVSGLITTPGTGAYSASKYAIESLGDALRIELRPWKIPVSLIEPGPIRTDMWEGMLDDYDAMTAKLSQENKALYAAHLSGSRKLLGRMQKIAAPPKRVTKAVHHALTSPRPKRRYILDTTSRVQKLAVAVTPTPVTDKLLAAVTT; this is encoded by the coding sequence ATGCCCTCAGTACTCGTCACAGGAGCCGGCCGAGGCATCGGTCTGGCCATCACCCACCGCATGAGCGAAGCCGGGTGGACCGTCTACGCAACCGCCCGCTCGGAGTCGGCCCTTGCCCGCCTCGACCAGCTGCACCACGTCCACGCGGTCCCACTCGACATCACCGATCGACCGGCGATCGCGGCACTATCACGACACCTTCCAGCACGGCTGGACGCCGTGGTCAACAATGCCGGCATCATCGTCAGCGGACCGGTCGAAGGCCTCGCGATCGAGGACCTCTCGCGTCAGCTCGACGTCAACGTAGTCTCGCAGATCGCCGTCACCCAAGCCGTCCTGCCCGCGATCCGAGCAGCACACGGCCGCATCGTGTTCATGTCCTCGGTCAGCGGGCTGATCACCACCCCCGGCACCGGCGCGTACAGCGCATCGAAATACGCGATCGAATCCCTCGGTGACGCACTGAGAATCGAACTGCGTCCGTGGAAGATCCCCGTCTCACTGATCGAACCCGGACCCATCCGTACCGACATGTGGGAGGGAATGCTCGACGACTACGACGCCATGACCGCGAAACTGAGCCAAGAGAATAAGGCACTTTATGCAGCGCACCTCTCCGGTAGCCGCAAGCTCCTGGGGCGAATGCAAAAGATCGCTGCTCCACCGAAGCGCGTCACCAAAGCCGTCCACCATGCCCTGACGTCGCCGCGCCCCAAACGGCGCTACATCCTCGACACCACAAGTCGCGTCCAAAAACTGGCCGTAGCAGTAACGCCCACACCGGTCACCGACAAACTGCTCGCCGCAGTGACGACGTGA
- a CDS encoding AMP-binding enzyme, protein MVSVGAVPHSVKDELTCTYVVRATGSELTEDESIDFSAQHLAAYKRPRMVRFVINLPKTSIGRFCAANLSMPSNPESNHCVREGSPCTRHSH, encoded by the coding sequence ATGGTGAGCGTGGGTGCCGTCCCCCACTCCGTCAAGGATGAACTCACGTGCACCTACGTCGTCCGTGCAACCGGCTCGGAGTTGACAGAGGACGAATCCATCGATTTCTCGGCACAGCATCTCGCCGCATACAAGCGGCCACGGATGGTCCGATTCGTCATCAACCTTCCGAAGACATCGATCGGAAGATTCTGCGCCGCAAACTTATCAATGCCTTCGAATCCTGAGTCGAATCATTGCGTTCGCGAAGGATCACCATGCACTCGGCACTCGCATTAG